The Candidatus Eisenbacteria bacterium DNA window GAACATCGAGAACGACGTCACGCGGCCGGTCCGGTTCACGAAGCCGCCGTCCTTCACGTGAAGGAACCAGGGCCACCCGCGGCGCGGCGGCAGATAGTCGCCCGCCGGGTCCCCGGCATTGAAGCCCACCGACCAGAAGTGCTCGATGGTTCCGACCGTGGACGTGCCGGTATTGGCGGGCGTGGGGAAGAGGACTCGCATGCTGTCCTGCTGGATCTCACCGGGTCCCAACACTTCGACGTCGGCGCTCCCCAGCGCACCCGGGTTGTAGTCGAAGTCCGCGCCGACGCGGACCGTGAGATCGTTGTCGACCGCATTGTGGACGATGCTGTAGTACGCGGTGGCGACTCGCGCGAGCTGACCGTACTCCACGGGCACGGGCGGCTCGACGTGCGACCCGCTGCCGTCCACCCACTCGACCTGGTACCAGTAGCGCGTCCCAATCGTGAGCGTGGGATCGGAGTCCGCGAACACGTAAGGCGTCCGGTTCGAGACTCCCTGGATGCTGGAAGCTCCAACGGGCGCGATGGGAGCCCCGTTGATCCTCGTGAAGCTCCCAGGCGACCCGGCGTTGTCGGGCGCGCGATAGACGTTGAACTCCTGGACGGCGAATTCCCGCTGCGTGATCCAGGTGAAGTCGATCCGGCCGTCCTGCGGGCGGGCTGTCCCCTGGATCCTGACCACCTGCACGCCGCTGGTGCTGTTCAGGGCTTCCTTGACCGCCGCGTACACGTCCACCAGCCCCCAGCCGCAGCTCGGATCGAAGTTGGCGTCGAGACCGTAGGGATCCTGGCCCCGATCCCCGGAAGGCTTGGCCGTGGGGAGGTTGTGCTCCGCGGTGTTCTGCAGGATCGTCCGCACCTGGAGCGGCGAGAGAGAAGGATTCGCCTGCAGGACCAGCGCGACGCAGCCTGAGACGTGCGGCGCGGCCATGCTGGTTCCCGAAAGCTGTGAGTAGGCGGTGCCGTCGGTCGTAGGGTCGCCCGATGCCGAGATGATCCCGGCGCCCGGAGCGACCACGTTGGGCTTCATCTCGTCGAAGTGGTCCGCGTCGCCATCGTCGTCGCGCGGCCCCTCGTTGGAGAACGTCGTCACCTGATCGTCGCCGCGATTCAGCGTGCGGGCGTGCGAGGACGCTCCGACGGCGATCGAGTGGTCCGCCGCCGCCGGCGAAGCGATGCACTCCGTGGCGTCGTCGTTGCCGGTGGCGATCACCACGACCAACCCCTGCTGGACCGCCGTGTTGACCAGCGTGGATCCGGCGCCGGTGCTGGTCCCGCTCCCCGTCGCGCACTCCGTCGAGCCGAGCGACATGCTGACCACGTCGATTCCCCGCCAGATGCTGGTGGGATCGAGACCGGCCCACACCGTGTTCTTGTTCGCGATGCACCAGTCCAGGCCACGATTGCTGCCGCCGACGGTCGCGCCCGCATCCGAGAGCACCTTGCAGTCCACCAGTCGTGCGCCGGGCGCGACCCCGGCGAAGATGGCGCCCGGCCCGCCCGTCCCCAGCGCCGAGCCGGCGACGTGGGTGCCGTGATAGCTGGACGCCTCGCCGCCGTGATCCTGTGGATTCATGCTGGAGTTCGCCGGCGTCGAGCACGCCGGCTGGCCGCACCAGAACTCGCCGCCGCCGAGGAACTTGCCGCGAAGGCTTTCGTGCCCGGGATAGCCCGGGTTGACCTGATCCACGTCGTCGTTCACCCCGGTGTCGAGGATCGCGATCACGATTCCCGTGCCGTCGAACCCCAGGTTGCCGACGCTGGGGAACAATGCGTAGTTGTCGGCCGCCGACAGTCCGCGCGAATCACGGGCGCGCACCACGCGCGCGCCGTAGTGGTTGGTCGCGTACTCGACCGGGACCGCTTCCACTCGCTGCACGCCGGGCAATGCCGCGATCAGCAGGATCTGCGCATAGGTGGCGCGGGACTCGATGTAGTCGATGGAAAGGAACGGCCACGCCATCGTGACGCCTGTGCCGAGCAGCACGGCCTGGTCGGCGGCCGTGGGATGGTGGTCGTACATGACGTAGATGGCGAACACCACGTTGGCGGCGTTCTCGACGCCGATCCTCATGCGCCGACTCGGATCGTCGTTCACGAACGCCGCGTTCCAGCCCTCCCTGTGAACCCTGTCGATCCTGTCGTCGATCTCGTTCCCGTCGAGGTCCTCCCAGGCCAACGCGCTGGTCGCCAGCGGCCCGGCGATCAACGCCGCAAGCAGCACGACCACCAGGTAGGGCAGGCGAGCCCCTCGACGGCTCACCGAACGGTTCTCCGAGTGCATCACGACCTCCCTTCATGCGGTCGATGGACCTCGACCGACGTGAACGGAGCGTGGCCGGCG harbors:
- a CDS encoding S8 family serine peptidase, giving the protein MSRRGARLPYLVVVLLAALIAGPLATSALAWEDLDGNEIDDRIDRVHREGWNAAFVNDDPSRRMRIGVENAANVVFAIYVMYDHHPTAADQAVLLGTGVTMAWPFLSIDYIESRATYAQILLIAALPGVQRVEAVPVEYATNHYGARVVRARDSRGLSAADNYALFPSVGNLGFDGTGIVIAILDTGVNDDVDQVNPGYPGHESLRGKFLGGGEFWCGQPACSTPANSSMNPQDHGGEASSYHGTHVAGSALGTGGPGAIFAGVAPGARLVDCKVLSDAGATVGGSNRGLDWCIANKNTVWAGLDPTSIWRGIDVVSMSLGSTECATGSGTSTGAGSTLVNTAVQQGLVVVIATGNDDATECIASPAAADHSIAVGASSHARTLNRGDDQVTTFSNEGPRDDDGDADHFDEMKPNVVAPGAGIISASGDPTTDGTAYSQLSGTSMAAPHVSGCVALVLQANPSLSPLQVRTILQNTAEHNLPTAKPSGDRGQDPYGLDANFDPSCGWGLVDVYAAVKEALNSTSGVQVVRIQGTARPQDGRIDFTWITQREFAVQEFNVYRAPDNAGSPGSFTRINGAPIAPVGASSIQGVSNRTPYVFADSDPTLTIGTRYWYQVEWVDGSGSHVEPPVPVEYGQLARVATAYYSIVHNAVDNDLTVRVGADFDYNPGALGSADVEVLGPGEIQQDSMRVLFPTPANTGTSTVGTIEHFWSVGFNAGDPAGDYLPPRRGWPWFLHVKDGGFVNRTGRVTSFSMFVNDTPGSATGTTYVTDHQPMPQATGEFGQSPAILWIPEQRIVGVDPSPAASSTLLRPALPNPITSRAVFSYTVGREVAGSGPVSVSLRLHDLQGRLVRDLARVRQGAGDYQVAWDGTNDRGARVGPGIYYVRLSAGGVHSQQKVAVVN